A single region of the Xiphophorus maculatus strain JP 163 A chromosome 3, X_maculatus-5.0-male, whole genome shotgun sequence genome encodes:
- the LOC111608175 gene encoding uncharacterized protein LOC111608175, giving the protein MSVDVDSAGRRMEGQCRSSQKYLLLHVWCGLLTMALVIMAAFIASIKPKSELPSGSQETPPAVSAHFSPEGLVGKWSSYIELETHFGKDAWTEHVACASCSLCLHQDAIYVNSSSLESSLFFFYAHVAFRKNTTHNLPSSVMLIRNATKYPKKDERVLVAVPAAGESVWLGKMVTLTGGDSVRLRITREYLKGDSFWGAFQLH; this is encoded by the exons ATGAGCGTGGACGTGGACAGCGCAGGACGCAG aaTGGAGGGTCAGTGCCGGTCGTCTCAGAAGTACCTGCTGCTCCATGTGTGGTGCGGACTCCTCACCATGGCCCTGGTCATCATGGCCGCCTTTATCGCTTCCATCAAACCAAAATCTGAGCTA CCCAGCGGCTCCCAGGAAACCCCTCCAGCAG tcagcGCTCACTTTTCCCCAGAGGGACTTGTTG GAAAGTGGTCTTCCTACATTGAACTGGAAACAC actTTGGTAAAGATGCGTGGACGGAACATGTGGCCTGTGCGTCCTGCTCCCTCTGCCTCCATCAGGACGCCATCTACGTCAACAGCAGCAGCCTGGAGAGctcgctcttcttcttctacgcCCATGTGGCCTTCAGGAAGAACACGACTCACAACCTTCCCTCGTCTGTGATGTTGATAAGAAATGCCACTAAATATCCAAAGAAGGATGAGAGGGTTTTGGTGGCTGTCCCGGCGGCGGGCGAGTCGGTCTGGTTGGGGAAGATGGTGACTCTGACCGGCGGCGACAGCGTGAGGCTGAGGATCACAAGAGAATATCTAAAAGGCGACTCGTTCTGGGGAGCTTTCCAGCTCCATTAA